The Mercurialis annua linkage group LG2, ddMerAnnu1.2, whole genome shotgun sequence genome contains a region encoding:
- the LOC126666633 gene encoding IQ domain-containing protein IQM2, giving the protein MGILFSFPFAECGGCENAIESITVKSITFGEHEVKTPARSVSFRSQDLEPLILKSLGSGKMMVEKSVSFKGGELENRMLMQRDPLSNKEKDATSVSVSPSEFRSLIKDVEMIEKSHIFDPSYPKHEAAVKLQKVYKSFRTRRKLADCAVLVEQSWWKLLDFAELKHSSISFFDIEKHETAMSRWSRARTRAAKVGKGLSKNDKARKLALQHWLEAIDPRHRYGHNLHFYYCRWLHSMSREPFFYWLDIGEGKEINLEKCPRPKLQQQCIKYLGPIERMCYEVIVEDGKFIYKQTGEFVQTTTDAKWIFVLSTSMTLYVGQKNKGKFQHSSFLAGGVTIAAGRLIIESGILKAVWPHSGHYRPTEENFKDFLSFLRQNNVDLTNVQTTPVDEEDGSDKIRSSRHLRNHSSEEDLMQTMNDFEIEEINAENLAQDESDDAVLKARKPGRLEIPKTDELLQTIESENQTAGLSGNNASADKYDQDQEDNEVENIPEEAILQRINSKKGTETFQLGRQLSCKWTTGAGPRIGCVRDYPSQLQFRALEQVNLSPRRIFHSRSIGTFSQSISSAMGETIASPLLEKGSLMQRSLPHSITQGWNDINGSSR; this is encoded by the exons ATGGGAATACTTTTTTCGTTCCCATTTGCCGAATGTGGTGGTTGTGAAAATGCAATTGAATCTATAACCGTCAAATCTATTACCTTTGGAGAGCATGAAGTGAAAACTCCTGCTCGATCCGTTAGTTTCCGTAGTCAGGATTTGGAGCCCTTGATATTGAAATCTTTAGGTTCCGGAAAAATGATGGTCGAAAAATCTGTTAGTTTTAAAGGAGGAGAATTAGAAAATAGAATGTTGATGCAGAGAGATCCTTTGTCAAATAAAGAAAAGGATgctacatcagttagtgttagTCCAAGTGAATTTCGAAGCTTAATTAAAGATGTAGAAATGATCGAAAAATCGCATATTTTCGATCCGTCATACCCGAAACACGAAGCAGCAGTGAAATTACAGAAAGTGTACAAAAGCTTTAGAACCAGAAGAAAGTTAGCGGATTGTGCAGTTCTTGTTGAGCAGAGCTG GTGGAAACTCTTAGATTTTGCCGAACTCAAACACAGTTCAATATCATTCTTTGATATCGAAAAACACGAAACTGCTATGTCACGTTGGTCGAGAGCAAGAACAAGAGCTGCCAAGGTTGGGAAAGGTTTATCAAAGAACGACAAAGCTCGAAAACTTGCTTTACAACATTGGCTTGAAGCA ATTGATCCACGCCATCGCTACGGACACAATCTACACTTCTATTATTGCAGATGGCTTCATTCGATGAGCAGAGAACCTTTCTTTTATTG GCTAGATATAGGAGAAGGCAAAGAAATAAACCTTGAAAAATGCCCTCGGCCAAAACTTCAACAGCAGTGCATCAAGTACCTTGGTCCG ATCGAAAGGATGTGCTATGAAGTTATTGTGGAAGATGGGAAATTTATTTACAAGCAGACGGGCGAGTTTGTGCAAACGACTACAGATGCCAAGTGGATCTTTGTTCTTAGTACATCAATGACTTTATATGTCGGCCAgaaaaataaaggaaaattTCAGCATTCTAGCTTCTTGGCTGGAGGAGTCACAATAGCTGCTGGTAGATTAATCATCGAAAGTGGCATTCTTAAG GCGGTTTGGCCTCACAGCGGACATTATCGGCCTACAGAAGAAAATTTCAAAGACTTCCTTTCATTCCTCCGACAAAACAATGTGGATCTTACTAATGTACAG ACAACTCCAGTCGACGAGGAAGATGGATCTGATAAGATAAGAAGCAGCAGACATTTGAGAAACCATTCTTCCGAAGAGGACTTGATGCAAACAATGAATGATTTTGAGATTGAAGAAATTAATGCTGAAAACTTAGCACAAGACGAGTCTGATGATGCGGTACTGAAAGCGCGAAAGCCGGGACGGCTTGAAATTCCGAAAACAGATGAATTGCTTCAGACCATAGAGAGTGAAAATCAGACGGCTGGACTAAGTGGAAATAATGCGTCTGCAGATAAATATGATCAAGATCAGGAAGATAATGAAGTCGAAAACATTCCGGAAGAAGCAATTCTTCAAAGGATCAATTCAAAGAAAGGAACAGAGACATTTCAATTAGGTAGGCAGTTGTCTTGTAAATGGACGACAGGAGCAGGACCACGGATCGGTTGCGTTAGAGACTATCCGTCGCAGCTTCAGTTTCGAGCTTTGGAGCAAGTGAACTTGTCTCCAAGAAGGATCTTTCATTCGAGGAGCATCGGAACATTCAGCCAAAGTATTTCGAGTGCGATGGGGGAAACAATTGCTTCACCACTACTTGAAAAGGGGAGTTTGATGCAAAGAAGCCTTCCGCATTCGATAACGCAGGGCTGGAACGACATTAATGGCAGCAGTAGATAA